A genomic window from Pelagicoccus albus includes:
- a CDS encoding TonB-dependent copper receptor, whose product MNFKTSIYLATATSLLASNALAQETQTEETVDLAPVVVTSSSGVEAGQITFDPRLAIQPLPANDGADALKHVTGFSVIRKGGTDGDPTFRGMAGSRLGILLDGACTLGGCGNRMDPPTAYVFPTSYDKVTVLKGPQSVQHGPGASAGVVLFERSATRLTEEDISLKLVSNFASFGRSDVSSEALVGNRNFYARFQSSFSESDDYEDGDGVAVSSAYERWNAQLSLGYTPSESSALEFSITQSDGEAAYADRLMDGVAFDRSAYSLRYREDQLSGPVRSIDAQVYYNYVDHVMDNFSLREFTPSAMMAMPMLSNPDRQTYGGSVKFELDRRGKLDSILGVDAQHNRHRLRTAMGAATASYQDNAWTEDGTFDQIGLFGEFEYTLSDRDTLAFGARLDSWEATDKRAMIRVGMGNMMANPTANTSRSDVLPSAYLRFERELENSDSKLYAGIGHSERFPDYWEAFSKESETSISAFNTLPEKVTQLDMGTLTRWGDFELNLSTFLANHQDFILIESGYPKTMGSMIRSATVARNIDATTWGGEAKLSYQNERGWYASSSLAYTHGTNDTDGLPLAQISPLELTLEGGRRTEAWSFGWLARLADDQDRVAVNQGNIVGQDIGPSESFAVLSLHSSYQVSEYWSLAAGVDNILDETYAEHISRAGSMIAGYTQTTRINEPGRTFWTRLSAEF is encoded by the coding sequence ATGAATTTCAAGACATCAATTTACCTTGCCACCGCGACTTCGCTGCTCGCCTCAAACGCTCTCGCCCAAGAGACCCAAACAGAGGAAACAGTAGATCTCGCCCCGGTGGTTGTGACTTCTTCCTCCGGGGTCGAAGCCGGCCAAATCACGTTCGACCCGCGACTTGCCATCCAGCCCCTCCCAGCCAACGACGGAGCGGATGCCCTCAAGCACGTAACCGGATTCTCCGTCATCCGCAAAGGCGGCACCGACGGCGATCCTACCTTCCGAGGCATGGCTGGCTCGCGACTCGGCATTCTCCTCGATGGAGCTTGTACCCTCGGTGGCTGCGGAAACCGCATGGACCCGCCAACCGCCTACGTTTTCCCAACTTCCTACGACAAGGTCACCGTACTAAAAGGTCCACAAAGCGTGCAGCACGGACCCGGAGCAAGCGCAGGCGTTGTTCTTTTCGAACGTAGTGCCACCCGCCTTACCGAAGAAGACATTTCCCTGAAACTCGTTTCGAACTTCGCATCCTTCGGCCGCAGCGATGTCTCAAGCGAAGCCCTAGTGGGTAACAGAAACTTCTACGCTCGCTTCCAGAGCAGCTTCTCCGAATCGGACGACTATGAGGACGGGGATGGAGTCGCCGTGAGCTCCGCCTATGAACGTTGGAATGCTCAACTCTCCCTCGGATACACGCCTTCCGAGTCCTCCGCCTTGGAATTTTCAATCACCCAAAGCGATGGCGAAGCCGCCTATGCGGATCGCTTGATGGATGGGGTTGCCTTCGATCGTTCCGCATACTCTCTGCGCTACCGCGAAGATCAGCTATCTGGCCCTGTTCGCTCCATCGACGCCCAAGTGTACTACAACTACGTCGACCACGTTATGGACAACTTCTCGCTGCGTGAATTCACCCCATCTGCCATGATGGCCATGCCAATGTTGTCCAACCCGGATCGCCAAACCTACGGTGGATCGGTCAAGTTCGAACTAGACCGCCGCGGCAAGCTCGACTCCATCTTGGGAGTTGATGCCCAGCACAACAGGCACCGCTTGCGGACTGCCATGGGAGCAGCTACCGCGTCGTACCAAGACAACGCCTGGACCGAGGATGGGACCTTCGACCAAATCGGCTTGTTCGGAGAATTCGAATACACGCTTTCAGACCGCGATACACTCGCCTTCGGAGCGCGACTAGACTCCTGGGAGGCAACCGATAAACGAGCTATGATTCGCGTTGGCATGGGAAACATGATGGCCAATCCGACCGCCAACACCTCACGCAGCGACGTCCTGCCCAGCGCTTACCTGAGATTCGAGCGGGAGCTTGAGAATTCAGATAGCAAGCTCTACGCAGGCATCGGTCATTCCGAACGTTTTCCGGACTACTGGGAAGCCTTTAGCAAAGAATCGGAAACAAGTATCAGCGCCTTCAATACGCTCCCGGAGAAGGTTACCCAACTCGATATGGGTACTTTGACTCGCTGGGGAGACTTCGAGCTAAACCTATCCACCTTCCTAGCCAACCACCAAGATTTTATACTAATCGAAAGCGGCTACCCTAAAACCATGGGATCCATGATTCGAAGCGCCACAGTCGCTCGCAACATAGATGCAACCACTTGGGGAGGAGAAGCGAAACTATCTTACCAGAACGAACGTGGCTGGTACGCATCGTCCTCGCTAGCATATACACACGGCACCAACGATACAGATGGTCTGCCGCTGGCCCAAATATCCCCTCTGGAACTTACCCTCGAAGGAGGACGTCGCACCGAGGCATGGTCTTTCGGTTGGTTGGCTCGCTTGGCCGACGACCAAGATCGTGTCGCTGTGAATCAGGGCAATATCGTCGGCCAAGACATCGGCCCTTCAGAAAGTTTTGCCGTTCTTTCACTGCACAGCTCGTATCAAGTCAGCGAATACTGGAGCTTAGCAGCCGGGGTAGACAACATCCTAGACGAAACCTACGCCGAACATATCAGCCGCGCCGGCTCCATGATCGCTGGCTACACCCAGACCACCCGCATCAACGAACCGGGCCGCACCTTCTGGACCCGCCTTTCGGCCGAATTTTAA
- a CDS encoding GH1 family beta-glucosidase: MKTFPEDFLWGTATAAYQIEGAAAEGGRGPSIWDAFAMIPGRTFEGHSGIKACDHYHRWEEDIALMKEMGVGCYRFSISWSRVQPDGKGEVNEEGIAFYNKLIDGLVEAGITPWVTLFHWDLPLALQMEHDGLLNPEIANRFADYARICFQRFGDRVKNWITLNEPWCSSFLGHGNGYFAPGRTCNSEPYVAAHNLLRSHAYIVDAYRKEFQKEQGGVIGITNNCDWREPKSDRPEDVAAAHRALEFFLGWFADPVYFGDYPASMRERVGERLPKFTAEDARLLKGSSDFFGLNHYTTMIASEPAEEVHGAGDIKGNGGMMEDQQVELSEDPSWEKTHMDWNIVPWGCRKILEWIDKRYGHPPIYITENGCAMPGEDDREVALNDTRRVEFLKGYLEACHQAIENGVDLRGYMCWSMMDNFEWALGYSRRFGLHWVDFETGERQPKASAKWYSATVKANGF; encoded by the coding sequence ATGAAAACTTTTCCTGAGGACTTTCTTTGGGGCACCGCTACCGCCGCCTACCAAATCGAAGGAGCTGCTGCCGAGGGTGGCCGTGGACCCAGCATCTGGGATGCTTTTGCCATGATTCCCGGCCGGACTTTCGAAGGACACAGCGGCATCAAAGCCTGCGACCATTACCATCGTTGGGAAGAGGACATCGCTCTGATGAAGGAAATGGGAGTCGGCTGCTACCGCTTCTCCATTTCTTGGTCCCGTGTGCAGCCGGATGGCAAAGGAGAGGTTAACGAGGAGGGCATCGCTTTCTACAACAAGCTGATCGATGGGCTGGTCGAAGCGGGCATCACTCCTTGGGTAACTCTTTTCCACTGGGATTTGCCTTTGGCGCTGCAAATGGAGCATGACGGATTGCTAAATCCCGAAATTGCGAACCGCTTCGCCGACTATGCTCGCATCTGCTTCCAGCGCTTTGGAGACCGGGTAAAGAACTGGATCACTCTGAACGAGCCTTGGTGCAGCTCTTTCCTAGGACACGGAAATGGCTACTTCGCACCGGGGCGCACCTGCAATTCCGAACCATATGTTGCTGCTCACAACCTGCTTCGCTCCCACGCCTACATCGTGGACGCTTACCGCAAGGAGTTCCAAAAGGAGCAGGGTGGAGTAATCGGAATCACCAACAATTGTGACTGGCGTGAGCCGAAGAGCGACCGACCTGAGGATGTGGCCGCGGCCCATCGCGCTTTGGAGTTCTTCCTTGGCTGGTTCGCGGATCCGGTTTACTTCGGCGACTATCCGGCCTCGATGAGAGAACGTGTGGGCGAGCGACTGCCTAAATTCACCGCGGAAGATGCGAGACTCTTGAAGGGCTCTTCCGACTTCTTCGGCCTCAACCACTACACGACCATGATCGCCTCCGAGCCCGCCGAAGAAGTGCACGGAGCGGGAGACATCAAAGGAAATGGTGGCATGATGGAGGACCAACAGGTCGAGCTTTCCGAAGATCCTTCCTGGGAAAAGACCCACATGGACTGGAACATCGTTCCTTGGGGTTGCCGAAAGATACTGGAGTGGATCGACAAGCGCTATGGCCATCCGCCGATCTACATCACCGAAAACGGTTGCGCTATGCCTGGTGAAGATGATCGCGAAGTAGCGCTCAACGACACTCGTCGTGTAGAATTTCTCAAAGGCTACTTGGAGGCATGTCACCAAGCTATCGAGAACGGAGTCGATCTGCGTGGCTACATGTGCTGGAGCATGATGGACAATTTCGAATGGGCCCTTGGATACAGCCGCCGTTTCGGTCTGCATTGGGTCGACTTCGAAACCGGCGAACGTCAGCCGAAGGCTTCCGCCAAATGGTACTCGGCCACAGTTAAAGCCAACGGATTCTAG
- a CDS encoding MacB family efflux pump subunit, with amino-acid sequence MSQAPLIRIDNVSRHYESGDTVVKALDEVSLEIKKGEFIAIMGQSGSGKSTLMNILGCLDWPTSGSYQIKGREVSTLSRDELAELRRVTFGFIFQRYNLLAASTAEENVGIPALYAGLPRDDRKTRALDLLQRLGMGERSGHQPNQLSGGQQQRVAIARALMNDPPVVLADEPTGALDSQSGEEVIGLLKQLNEEGRTVILITHDEEVASHAKRIVRIRDGKIEEDTGNQSFKEGKANLAEDEDGLSNRKSSSHWLSGSAEAVSTALRALRSNLMRTALTLLGIVIGVASVITMLAIGNGSKQAVVDQISSMGTNLISVRPGAPGMRPSGDIATMTLADAEELEELSHVDAIVPERSGQATLRFGNADYQTSITGVSDAFPDARSWGIAKGAFFTDYDVSTYAPVIVLGKTVEDALFPNGEESLGQYILVGSIPFQVIGVMESKGAAPWGGDQDNTAWIPVTTGLTRLFGSNYLNSITVKIDDVVNVDAVEETLTSTLTALHGKQDFQVRNTASFLEMMSETQGTLTVLLGAIAAISLLVGGIGVMNIMLVSVTERTREIGIRMATGARMADIMLQFNLESAVVCTIGGAIGVGVGFLSGWGLQFLDMNILFSPGPVILAFTCAVATGWLFGFLPARKAANLDPVVALSFE; translated from the coding sequence ATGAGCCAAGCACCCCTTATTCGCATCGACAACGTTTCGCGCCATTACGAGAGCGGCGATACGGTCGTCAAAGCACTGGATGAAGTTTCCTTGGAAATCAAAAAGGGCGAGTTCATTGCCATCATGGGCCAATCCGGCTCTGGGAAATCGACTTTGATGAACATCCTTGGATGTCTCGATTGGCCCACCTCCGGAAGCTATCAGATCAAAGGACGAGAAGTATCCACTTTGTCACGCGACGAGCTGGCGGAGCTTCGCCGAGTCACCTTTGGATTTATCTTCCAGCGGTACAACTTGCTGGCCGCATCCACTGCGGAAGAAAACGTGGGCATCCCCGCCCTCTACGCGGGCTTGCCTCGGGACGACCGAAAGACACGAGCCCTCGATCTCTTGCAAAGACTGGGCATGGGCGAACGTTCAGGCCATCAGCCAAACCAGCTTTCCGGCGGACAACAACAACGCGTCGCCATCGCTCGCGCTCTGATGAACGACCCGCCAGTCGTCTTGGCAGACGAGCCGACCGGAGCCCTCGACAGCCAAAGCGGCGAGGAAGTTATCGGCCTGCTCAAGCAGCTCAACGAAGAAGGCCGTACTGTAATTCTCATTACACACGACGAAGAGGTGGCTTCCCACGCGAAGCGTATTGTCCGTATCCGCGACGGTAAGATCGAAGAGGATACAGGAAACCAGAGTTTTAAGGAGGGAAAAGCAAACCTAGCGGAAGACGAAGATGGGCTGAGCAATCGGAAGTCGTCTTCCCACTGGCTATCGGGGAGCGCCGAGGCGGTCTCCACCGCTCTGAGGGCTCTGCGCTCAAACTTGATGCGCACAGCCCTCACCCTCCTGGGAATTGTTATCGGGGTGGCCTCCGTCATCACCATGCTGGCCATCGGCAACGGCAGTAAACAAGCCGTCGTAGACCAGATCAGCAGCATGGGCACCAACCTCATATCCGTGCGACCCGGAGCTCCAGGCATGCGGCCTTCCGGAGACATTGCCACTATGACTTTAGCCGACGCCGAGGAACTGGAAGAGCTGTCTCACGTCGACGCCATCGTTCCGGAAAGAAGCGGCCAAGCCACACTTCGCTTCGGAAACGCGGACTACCAAACCAGCATCACCGGAGTAAGCGATGCCTTTCCGGACGCACGTAGCTGGGGCATCGCCAAGGGCGCCTTTTTCACCGATTACGACGTATCCACTTACGCCCCGGTTATTGTCTTGGGCAAAACGGTGGAAGACGCTTTGTTTCCAAATGGAGAGGAATCGTTGGGGCAATACATCCTCGTCGGATCCATCCCCTTCCAGGTCATTGGAGTCATGGAATCTAAAGGGGCCGCACCGTGGGGTGGAGACCAGGACAATACTGCTTGGATCCCGGTCACAACTGGACTGACACGGCTCTTCGGGTCGAACTACTTGAATAGCATCACAGTCAAAATCGACGACGTAGTCAACGTTGACGCGGTCGAAGAAACCTTAACCAGCACCCTAACCGCCTTGCACGGAAAGCAGGACTTCCAAGTAAGAAACACAGCTTCCTTCCTCGAGATGATGAGCGAAACACAAGGCACGCTTACCGTTCTACTGGGAGCCATCGCAGCTATTTCACTCCTCGTCGGCGGTATTGGCGTAATGAATATCATGCTGGTGAGCGTTACGGAAAGAACCCGCGAAATCGGTATCCGTATGGCTACCGGAGCCCGCATGGCAGACATCATGTTGCAGTTCAATCTGGAGTCGGCAGTAGTTTGCACCATTGGCGGAGCCATAGGGGTTGGCGTCGGTTTCCTATCCGGCTGGGGTCTCCAGTTTTTGGATATGAATATCCTTTTCTCGCCCGGACCTGTGATCCTCGCCTTCACCTGCGCCGTCGCCACCGGTTGGCTCTTCGGATTTCTGCCAGCCCGAAAAGCCGCCAACCTAGATCCAGTCGTAGCCCTCAGCTTCGAATAG
- a CDS encoding efflux RND transporter periplasmic adaptor subunit translates to MKRNKRKGSARIWIITLAAVLAAGAAFIWLNSSGASPDKQATGIKPQVATIEKLVTAQGTLEPKDYVDVGAQISGQLTHLYIDIGDRVEKGQLIAEIDGELYETQVAANRANLKVLQAERDELNAELKQTEAIVERNRTLIKRRAVSQEELEETETSLAVAKARIQSLEAQIEQAESTLEGNLTNLSYTKIYAPMTGTVVDKSVREGETLNANQTTPTIVQIADLDLMTVRAEVAEADVPLLSPNQPVYFTTLGSQGRRWQAEVRQILPTPEITNDVVLYHVLVDVDNTDGSLMTGMTTQMFFVLGKAENVETIPVTLLTNRTPQQDDERGTAYQVTVLGSAGPEPRTIYVGLSDRRNAELRDGLKAGESILSSGPSGPVASNQTQRQGPPPRL, encoded by the coding sequence ATGAAACGAAACAAAAGAAAAGGAAGCGCTCGCATCTGGATAATCACGCTCGCAGCCGTCCTCGCTGCCGGAGCCGCCTTCATTTGGCTAAATTCCAGCGGAGCATCACCGGACAAACAGGCGACCGGCATCAAACCTCAAGTTGCCACCATCGAAAAACTTGTCACCGCCCAAGGAACTCTCGAACCCAAAGATTATGTGGACGTCGGAGCGCAAATCTCCGGCCAGCTCACCCACCTCTACATCGATATCGGCGACCGAGTTGAAAAAGGTCAGCTTATCGCGGAAATCGACGGCGAACTCTACGAAACACAGGTGGCCGCCAATCGAGCCAATCTGAAAGTGCTTCAAGCGGAACGCGATGAGCTGAACGCAGAACTAAAGCAGACCGAAGCCATCGTTGAACGTAATAGAACGCTCATCAAACGTAGAGCAGTGAGCCAAGAGGAGCTGGAGGAAACAGAAACCTCTCTCGCCGTCGCCAAGGCTCGTATCCAGTCCTTGGAGGCACAGATCGAGCAAGCGGAATCCACGCTTGAGGGAAATCTCACCAATTTGAGCTATACAAAAATCTACGCTCCCATGACGGGCACCGTAGTAGATAAGTCGGTACGCGAAGGTGAAACCCTAAACGCCAACCAAACGACACCTACCATCGTTCAGATCGCGGATTTGGATCTCATGACAGTGCGGGCGGAAGTCGCCGAAGCGGACGTACCTCTGCTCAGTCCAAACCAGCCAGTGTATTTCACCACCTTGGGTTCCCAAGGTCGCCGCTGGCAAGCTGAGGTCAGACAGATTCTGCCAACTCCTGAAATCACCAACGACGTTGTTCTCTATCACGTCCTCGTCGATGTAGACAACACGGACGGTTCCCTCATGACCGGCATGACCACCCAAATGTTCTTTGTCCTCGGCAAGGCTGAAAACGTCGAAACCATCCCCGTCACACTACTTACAAACCGCACGCCACAGCAGGACGACGAACGTGGCACGGCTTACCAAGTTACCGTGCTAGGAAGCGCCGGTCCAGAGCCTCGCACCATTTACGTGGGCTTGTCTGATCGGAGAAACGCTGAGCTTCGCGACGGCCTGAAGGCAGGCGAATCCATCCTAAGCTCAGGCCCATCCGGACCCGTTGCCAGCAACCAAACTCAACGCCAAGGCCCACCACCAAGACTATGA
- a CDS encoding efflux transporter outer membrane subunit gives MKPSFIFFPIAASALFLAGCETTSSHQSQLASFESELGEQSYSISSDSSQSADALDWWKSFSSEELNTLMDEALAYNHELQAGVERIAQARAELAASKSTLWPSLSASGSASRQRQSVDGSGSSYSSSIGAGIGLDYTVDIWGSEKASRQISEIGLLTQTLTEESLRLTIMGEVANGYFATLAYRDRLANSDQTLEILKETLDILEARMEAGRVSELEVAQQRSAVATAEASRASLATNLQTSMNALATLLGRYPGELEIDHTDLSGIELPSIAFGQPSELLERRPDLAASEQRLIAAGASVEIAKAARLPSLNLGADSSLSRAGFDSPTQTALSLAAGITAPLFQGGRLKANQQLAEAQQRELLETYYQEVLEAFREVEDALASVQGLETRESALRRAWEEAQTSFDLSNDLFESGRIDFQTLLDAQRSYLSAQDTFLAVQYDRLAAAVELYRTLGGGWQSS, from the coding sequence ATGAAACCATCTTTTATATTTTTCCCGATCGCTGCCTCCGCATTATTTCTCGCGGGTTGCGAAACAACATCCAGTCACCAAAGCCAGCTGGCTTCTTTCGAATCGGAGCTGGGCGAACAGAGCTATTCGATCTCCTCTGACTCCTCCCAGTCTGCAGATGCCCTCGATTGGTGGAAGAGCTTCAGTAGCGAAGAGTTGAATACGCTCATGGACGAGGCCCTTGCCTACAACCACGAGTTGCAAGCGGGCGTCGAACGCATTGCCCAAGCTCGAGCTGAGTTGGCTGCCAGCAAGTCCACCCTGTGGCCTTCTCTATCCGCCAGCGGCAGCGCCTCTCGCCAACGCCAAAGCGTAGACGGTTCAGGCTCCTCTTATTCAAGCTCGATCGGAGCGGGTATAGGACTCGACTACACCGTGGATATTTGGGGTTCGGAAAAAGCGAGCCGACAGATAAGCGAAATCGGATTGCTTACCCAAACCCTCACCGAGGAATCGCTTCGTCTCACCATCATGGGAGAAGTAGCCAACGGATATTTCGCCACCCTCGCCTACAGAGACCGCCTGGCCAACTCAGACCAAACGCTGGAGATCCTCAAGGAAACCCTCGACATACTCGAAGCCCGCATGGAAGCAGGCCGCGTTTCCGAGCTTGAAGTCGCCCAGCAACGCTCCGCCGTCGCTACGGCCGAAGCCTCGCGGGCCAGTCTGGCCACTAATTTGCAAACCAGCATGAACGCACTGGCTACTCTCCTGGGTCGCTATCCAGGGGAGTTGGAAATCGATCACACCGATCTTTCCGGCATCGAACTTCCTAGCATCGCCTTCGGGCAACCTTCGGAGCTTCTCGAACGTCGCCCTGATCTCGCCGCATCCGAGCAACGCCTCATCGCAGCGGGAGCGAGTGTCGAAATAGCCAAAGCGGCTCGCCTTCCCTCGCTCAACCTGGGAGCCGACAGTTCTTTGTCCCGAGCAGGATTTGATTCTCCCACCCAAACTGCCTTGTCCTTGGCAGCCGGCATCACCGCGCCGCTCTTCCAAGGCGGACGCTTAAAAGCCAATCAACAATTGGCCGAAGCCCAACAACGTGAATTGCTGGAGACCTATTATCAGGAAGTACTGGAAGCTTTCCGCGAAGTCGAAGACGCCCTCGCCTCCGTGCAAGGCTTGGAAACACGAGAATCCGCCCTTCGGCGGGCTTGGGAAGAGGCTCAAACCTCATTCGACCTCTCGAACGACTTGTTCGAATCGGGACGCATCGACTTCCAAACCTTGCTCGACGCCCAACGCTCCTACTTGAGCGCTCAGGATACTTTCCTCGCTGTCCAATACGATCGGCTCGCAGCAGCGGTAGAGCTGTACCGCACGCTCGGTGGCGGTTGGCAATCCAGCTGA
- a CDS encoding sodium-dependent bicarbonate transport family permease: protein MNSLTILAGNLTSPPILAFAAGAVSIWIRSDLKIPDQIYQTLTIYLLLAIGFKGGAAIADTQLSALAAPLLATLLIGALIPVCVFFGIKWFLRLDVANSAAMAAHYGSVSAVTFMACSAFLDRQGTPYESFLPAIMAVMEIPAIFAAMLLAKRFGAGPKVGLGESMAEVLSGKSFVLLICGLLAGGLAGVESRELMKPFLISPFYGVLMIFLLEMGQVAASRLSALKEVGKSLVVFALVAPVLQGCCGMLLAWSIGMSQGGAVVFAILSASASYIAAPAAVRAALPEANPGLYVTASLGITFPFNLIAGIPLLYMLSGVLY from the coding sequence ATGAACTCACTGACTATTTTGGCAGGAAATTTAACTTCGCCACCTATCTTGGCTTTTGCGGCAGGTGCGGTTTCGATTTGGATCCGCAGCGACCTCAAGATTCCGGATCAGATCTATCAAACGCTTACCATCTATCTGTTGCTAGCGATTGGTTTTAAGGGTGGGGCAGCGATTGCTGACACACAGTTGTCCGCGCTCGCTGCTCCTCTGTTGGCGACGCTGCTGATTGGCGCCCTGATTCCGGTTTGCGTCTTCTTTGGGATAAAGTGGTTTTTGCGCTTGGACGTAGCGAATTCGGCGGCGATGGCTGCTCACTACGGCTCCGTTTCCGCGGTGACTTTCATGGCGTGCTCGGCGTTCCTTGATCGTCAGGGGACTCCTTACGAGAGCTTCTTGCCAGCGATCATGGCTGTGATGGAAATCCCGGCGATTTTTGCAGCGATGCTGTTGGCTAAACGTTTCGGGGCGGGCCCAAAGGTCGGGCTCGGAGAGTCGATGGCTGAGGTGCTCTCCGGAAAGAGTTTCGTTCTGCTTATCTGCGGCCTTTTGGCTGGCGGGCTAGCGGGTGTTGAAAGCCGTGAGTTGATGAAGCCGTTTCTGATTTCCCCGTTCTATGGTGTGCTGATGATCTTTTTGCTCGAGATGGGGCAAGTTGCGGCGAGCCGCTTGAGCGCTCTCAAGGAAGTGGGAAAATCGCTGGTGGTTTTTGCCTTGGTCGCTCCGGTTTTACAAGGGTGCTGCGGTATGCTGCTCGCGTGGAGTATTGGCATGTCGCAAGGAGGTGCGGTCGTTTTTGCGATCCTTTCTGCTAGCGCATCTTACATCGCCGCGCCTGCGGCGGTCAGGGCTGCGTTGCCCGAGGCTAATCCCGGGCTCTATGTGACCGCTTCGCTGGGCATCACCTTTCCCTTCAATCTGATAGCAGGGATCCCGCTCCTCTACATGTTGAGCGGCGTGCTTTACTAG
- a CDS encoding glycoside hydrolase family 5 protein yields the protein MSLKNLIFSILALIPVASLSSLNGADSSSSVRVAETESMYPSYNTSPQNPDSKGMEANAQELASTITLGWNVGNTLEAIGGETNWGNPMVSEELIKLVKSRGFDAIRLPVSWNQYADQETAKIDDAWMDRVKEVVEICIENDMRTIVNIHWDGGWLENNINPESKVANNQKQRAFWEQIATHLRDFDQRLIFASANEPHVETAEQMEVLMSYHQTFVDTVRSTGGKNAYRVLVVQGPVTDIAKTYELMRSWPKDTVEDRLMAEVHYYTPYNFAGLIEEADWGKPFYYWGKEFHSETDAKHNSKFGEEEEALRLLGLMKEQFADRGIPVILGEFGAIHRLHLEGEDLELHLASVAHYLDFVTENALENGLLPFYWDCGNTGDNGFGLFDRDSNSVAHESLLKALEVGSRAGNHYWKVD from the coding sequence ATGAGTTTAAAAAATCTAATTTTCAGCATCTTAGCTCTAATTCCAGTCGCTTCACTAAGCTCTCTAAATGGAGCGGATTCTTCTTCCAGCGTTCGGGTTGCTGAAACGGAATCAATGTATCCAAGCTACAATACCAGCCCGCAAAATCCCGACTCGAAGGGGATGGAAGCAAACGCTCAGGAACTGGCGAGTACCATCACCTTGGGGTGGAATGTGGGAAATACACTAGAGGCGATAGGTGGAGAGACGAATTGGGGAAATCCGATGGTATCGGAGGAATTGATAAAGCTCGTGAAGAGTCGCGGTTTCGACGCGATTCGCCTGCCTGTTTCATGGAATCAGTATGCGGACCAGGAAACAGCGAAAATAGATGACGCATGGATGGATCGCGTTAAGGAAGTCGTCGAAATCTGTATTGAAAACGACATGAGAACCATTGTGAACATACACTGGGACGGCGGTTGGCTAGAAAACAACATCAATCCAGAGAGCAAAGTTGCGAACAACCAGAAGCAACGAGCATTTTGGGAGCAGATCGCAACGCATCTGAGGGACTTTGACCAACGCCTCATCTTTGCCAGCGCCAACGAGCCCCATGTGGAAACAGCGGAGCAAATGGAGGTTTTGATGTCCTATCATCAGACTTTTGTGGATACGGTTCGATCCACCGGCGGCAAAAATGCTTACCGGGTGCTTGTTGTACAGGGTCCAGTCACGGATATCGCCAAGACCTACGAGCTCATGCGGTCGTGGCCGAAGGATACAGTCGAGGATAGGCTTATGGCTGAGGTCCACTATTACACTCCCTATAACTTTGCGGGCTTGATCGAGGAAGCAGATTGGGGAAAGCCTTTCTATTATTGGGGTAAAGAGTTCCATTCCGAAACGGATGCTAAGCATAACTCGAAGTTTGGCGAAGAGGAAGAAGCCCTCCGTTTGCTCGGTTTGATGAAGGAGCAGTTTGCAGATCGCGGAATACCAGTGATCCTTGGCGAGTTCGGTGCCATTCACCGCCTACATTTAGAGGGCGAGGATCTGGAACTGCATCTCGCTTCTGTGGCTCATTATTTGGATTTCGTGACCGAGAACGCTCTGGAAAATGGTTTGTTGCCCTTCTACTGGGATTGTGGAAATACGGGAGACAACGGTTTTGGGCTCTTCGACCGAGACTCGAACTCAGTCGCTCACGAAAGCCTTCTGAAGGCTTTGGAAGTTGGGTCCCGAGCTGGGAATCACTATTGGAAGGTAGACTGA
- a CDS encoding helix-turn-helix transcriptional regulator translates to MAAKETSPTPSQRDAISRSWTFFSNHTHVLVCLYDDEDMTLREVAERVGITERAVQKMVAELEVAGIVTRIKKGRRNSYTVDTKANLRHPIESHRTVGDLLELVLSGR, encoded by the coding sequence ATGGCTGCGAAAGAAACCTCACCGACTCCTTCCCAGAGAGACGCGATCTCCCGTTCGTGGACGTTTTTTTCCAACCACACACATGTGCTCGTTTGTCTTTATGATGACGAGGACATGACTCTGCGAGAGGTGGCGGAACGAGTAGGTATTACCGAGCGTGCGGTTCAGAAGATGGTGGCCGAGTTGGAAGTTGCTGGGATCGTTACGCGGATAAAGAAAGGCCGCCGAAATTCCTACACGGTGGATACAAAAGCGAACCTTAGGCACCCAATCGAATCCCATCGCACCGTAGGCGACCTGCTTGAGCTCGTTCTTTCGGGGCGTTAA